One Glycine soja cultivar W05 chromosome 2, ASM419377v2, whole genome shotgun sequence genomic region harbors:
- the LOC114394144 gene encoding pentatricopeptide repeat-containing protein At1g08070, chloroplastic-like, with the protein MGAESCIDLLLRCRNVFHIRQVHAHVVANGTLQDLVIANKLLYTYAQHKAIDDAYSLFDGLTMRDSKTWSVMVGGFAKAGDHAGCYATFRELLRCGVTPDNYTLPFVIRTCRDRTDLQIGRVIHDVVLKHGLLSDHFVCASLVDMYAKCIVVEDAQRLFERMLSKDLVTWTVMIGAYADCNAYESLVLFDRMREEGVVPDKVAMVTVVNACAKLGAMHRARFANDYIVRNGFSLDVILGTAMIDMYAKCGSVESAREVFDRMKEKNVISWSAMIAAYGYHGRGKDAIDLFHMMLSCAILPNRVTFVSLLYACSHAGLIEEGLRFFNSMWKEHAVRPDVKHYTCMVDLLGRAGRLDEALRLIEAMTVEKDERLWSALLGACRIHSKMELAEKAANSLLELQPQNPGHYVLLSNIYAKAGKWEKVAKFRDMMTQRKLKKIPGWTWIEVDNKTYQFSVGDRSHPQSKEIYEMLMSLIKKLEMAGYVPDTDFVLQDVEEEVKQEMLYTHSEKLAIAFGLIAIPEGEPIRISKNLRVCGDCHTFSKMVSSIMRRSIIVRDANRFHHFNDGTCSCGDYW; encoded by the coding sequence ATGGGAGCGGAGTCTTGTATTGATCTGTTGTTGAGATGCAGAAACGTTTTCCATATTAGACAAGTTCATGCCCATGTTGTAGCCAATGGAACTCTCCAAGACTTGGTTATTGCAAACAAGCTCCTTTACACCTATGCCCAACACAAGGCCATTGATGATGCATATTCCCTGTTTGATGGATTGACAATGAGAGACTCCAAAACTTGGAGTGTCATGGTTGGTGGGTTTGCCAAGGCTGGAGACCATGCAGGTTGCTATGCCACCTTCAGGGAGCTTCTGAGGTGTGGTGTAACGCCTGATAACTACACTTTGCCTTTTGTAATAAGAACTTGCAGAGACAGAACGGACCTTCAAATTGGTCGCGTGATCCACGACGTGGTTTTGAAACATGGGTTGCTTTCGGATCATTTTGTTTGTGCCTCCCTTGTGGACATGTATGCCAAGTGCATAGTGGTTGAGGATGCTCAGCGGTTGTTTGAGAGAATGCTCAGTAAGGACCTTGTGACTTGGACAGTGATGATTGGTGCTTATGCAGATTGCAATGCGTACGAGTCATTGGTCTTGTTTGATCGGATGAGGGAAGAAGGTGTTGTTCCGGACAAGGTTGCTATGGTGACTGTTGTCAATGCCTGTGCTAAACTGGGGGCTATGCACAGAGCTAGGTTTGCTAATGATTACATTGTGAGAAATGGTTTCTCGTTGGATGTGATATTGGGGACTGCAATGATTGATATGTATGCAAAGTGTGGGAGTGTTGAGTCTGCAAGAGAGGTTTTTGATagaatgaaggaaaaaaatgttatttcatgGAGTGCCATGATTGCTGCATATGGGTATCATGGGAGGGGGAAGGATGCCATTGATTTGTTTCATATGATGTTGAGCTGTGCAATATTGCCAAATAGGGTCACTTTTGTGTCCCTCTTATATGCATGTAGTCATGCAGGACTTATTGAAGAGGGGCTTCGGTTTTTCAATTCGATGTGGAAAGAACATGCCGTTAGACCTGATGTCAAACATTATACCTGTATGGTTGATCTTCTGGGCCGTGCTGGGAGGctagatgaggctttaagattGATTGAGGCCATGACTGTTGAAAAAGATGAAAGGCTGTGGAGTGCTTTGCTTGGGGCATGTAGAATTCATAGCAAGATGGAGTTGGCAGAAAAGGCTGCTAATTCTCTACTTGAACTACAGCCGCAAAATCCGGGACACTATGTGCTACTATCTAATATTTATGCAAAAGCTGGTAAGTGGGAAAAGGTTGCAAAATTTAGGGATATGATGACCCAAAGAAAGCTGAAAAAAATTCCTGGATGGACATGGATTGAAGTGGATAATAAAACCTATCAGTTTAGTGTTGGAGACAGATCCCATCCTCAATCCAAGGAGATCTATGAGATGTTGATGAGTTTGATTAAGAAGTTGGAGATGGCTGGATATGTACCTGATACAGATTTTGTGTTGCAAGATGTTGAGGAGGAAGTTAAGCAAGAAATGTTGTACACACATAGTGAAAAGTTAGCTATTGCATTTGGCCTAATTGCTATCCCTGAGGGTGAACCCATTAGGATCTCCAAAAATTTGAGGGTCTGTGGTGACTGTCACACATTTAGTAAGATGGTTTCATCCATTATGAGAAGGTCCATAATCGTTAGGGATGCAAATCGCTTTCACCATTTTAATGATGGGACTTGTTCATGTGGGGACTATTGGTAG